One Numenius arquata chromosome 10, bNumArq3.hap1.1, whole genome shotgun sequence DNA segment encodes these proteins:
- the NFKB2 gene encoding nuclear factor NF-kappa-B p100 subunit yields MLGLDGLLRPASSSPAGGRPRADMDEQFQPCLDGIDYDDFNFSSHMMEQKEPLMETVEGPYLVIIEQPKQRGFRFRYGCEGPSHGGLPGASSEKGRKTYPTVKICNFTGMARIEVDLVTHSDPPRVHAHSLVGKQCNEAGNCVAIVGPKDMTAQFSNLGVLHVTKKNMMEIMKEKLKQQKMRNRSHQLTEAELREIELEAKELKKVMDLSIVRLRFTAYLRDSSGNFTLALQPVISDPIHDSKSPGASNLKISRMDKTAGSVRGGDEVYLLCDKVQKDDIEVRFYEDDENGWQAFGDFSPTDVHKQYAIVFRTPPYHKPKIDRPVTVFLQLKRKRGGDVSDSKQFTYYPVVEDKEEVERKRKKVLPQFPQHFGGGSHMGGAGGGAGGFGSGGGGNLSFPYSPGLAYNSIYSPGPHPVGGYQGGVQMKGPEVEGPGSDRQAPTESTYCKELQKQAQLCQLWMLALARRNAHALLDYSVTADPRMLLAVQRHLAASQDENGDTPLHLAIIHEQTAVIKQLIEVIVSIPSQQIINISNNLQQTPLHLAVITKQPQVVQLLLQARADPTLLDRYGNSLLHLALQAGDEEMLKTLLAHLGSAAPYLLRLPNFHGLLPVHLAVKAKSLACLDLLVRKGADVNAVERQGGRTPLHLAVEMENLNMATHLVKKLGADVNSRTFAGNSALHLAAGLGSPTLTKLLLKAGADVLCENDEPVSPSSSEASSDTDADPEEQELAMELGEPAPAVEGGTNPEPPAQAGHRQRRCHTPLDLTRSQKVREILLQASQQGPEAELPTAPRPGNVLSLDSEALQGLEQLLNQDCSGSDWIELAKRLGLCSLVETYKDTPSPSVSLLRSYELAGGSLGGLLEALDSMGLRKAVRMLHKTEALEKLQSTELKEDSAYGSESVEEEQAPALALKPGSGGELPHSQQPQVH; encoded by the exons ATGCTGGGGCTGGACGGGTTGCTGAGAccagcctcttcctcccca GCCGGCGGCCGGCCCCGAGCAGACATGGACGAGCAGTTCCAGCCC TGCCTGGATGGGATTGACTACGACGACTTCAATTTCAGCTCCCACATGATGGAGCAGAAGGAGCCCCTGATGGAGACGG TGGAAGGTCCCTACCTTGTCATCATCGAGCAGCCAAAGCAG CGGGGGTTCCGGTTTCGGTACGGCTGCGAGGGCCCTTCGCACGGGGGGCTGCCGGGAGCATCCAGCGAGAAGGGGCGCAAGACTTATCCCACCGTGAAG ATCTGCAACTTCACGGGGATGGCCCGGATCGAGGTGGACCTGGTGACACACAGCGACCCTCCCCGCGTGCACGCCCACAGCCTGGTGGGCAAGCAGTGCAACGAGGCCGGCAACTGCGTCGCCATCGTGGGACCCAAGGACATGACGGCTCA GTTCAGCAACCTGGGTGTGCTCCACGTCACCAAGAAGAACATGATGGAGATCATGAAGGAAAAGCTGAAGCAGCAGAAGATGCGCAACAGGAGCCATCAGTTGACGG aAGCGGAACTGCGGGAGATCGAGCTGGAGGCAAAGGAGCTGAAGAAGGTGATGGACCTGAGCATCGTGCGGTTGCGCTTCACCGCCTACCTCCGGGACAGCAGCGGGAACTTCACGCTGGCCCTCCAGCCCGTCATCTCGGACCCCATCCACGACAGCA AGTCCCCGGGAGCTTCCAACCTGAAGATCTCACGGATGGATAAGACGGCAGGCTCGGTGCGGGGAGGGGACGAGGTCTACTTGCTGTGCGATAAAGTTCAGAAAG ATGACATTGAGGTGCGTTTCTATGAGGATGACGAGAACGGCTGGCAGGCCTTCGGGGACTTCTCCCCCACTGACGTGCACAAGCAG TACGCCATCGTCTTCCGCACTCCCCCCTACCACAAGCCCAAGATCGACCGTCCCGTCACCGTTTTCCTGCAGCTGAAGCGGAAGAGGGGGGGTGACGTGAGTGACTCCAAGCAGTTCACCTACTACCCCGTGGTGGAAG ATAAGGAAGAAGTGGAGAGGAAGCGCAAGAAagtcctgcctcagtttccccagcactTTGGTGGGGGCTCGCACATGGGGGGTGCtggcgggggggctgggggcttcGGATCTGGAGGAG GTGGGAACCTCAGTTTCCCCTACTCCCCTGGGCTGGCCTACAACAGCATCTACTCGCCTGGCCCCCACCCTGTGGGGGGCTACCAGGGGGGTGTGCAGATGAAGGGCCCAGAGGTGGAGGGACCCGGGAGCGACCGGCAGGCACCCACGGAGAGCACGTACTGCAAGGAGCTGCAGAAGCAGG ctcagctctgccagctgtggatgctggCACTGGCCCGTCGCAATGCCCATGCCCTGCTCGACTACTCGGTCACCGCCGACCCCCGCATGCTGCTGGCGGTCCAGAGGCACCTGGCTGCCTCGCAGGACGAGAACGGAGACAC GCCTTTGCACCTTGCCATCATCCATGAGCAGACGGCAGTGATCAAGCAGCTGATCGAGGTCATTGTGAGCATCCCCAGCCAGCAGATCATCAACATCTCCAACAACCTGCAGCAG ACGCCGCTGCATCTGGCAGTCATCACCAAGCAGCCCCAAGtggtccagctcctgctgcaagcCCGCGCCGACCCCACCTTGCTGGACCGCTACGGCAATTCCCTGCTTCACCTGGCCCTCCAGGCTGGAGATGAAGAGATGCTGAAGACGCTGCTGGCCCACCTGGGCTCGGCTGCTCCGTACCTGCTCCGCCTGCCCAATTTCCAtg GCCTCCTGCCTGTGCACTTGGCCGTCAAAGCAAAGAGTTTGGCctgcctggacctgctggtcaggAAGGGAGCGGACGTGAACGCAGTGGAGAGGCAAGGTGGGAGGACCCCGCTGCACCTCGCCGTGGAGATGGAGAACCTGAACATGGCCACCCACCTGGTGAAGAAG CTGGGAGCAGATGTCAACAGCCGGACCTTTGCTGGGAACAGTGCCCTGCACTTGGCTGCTGGCCTGGGCTCCCCCACCCTCACCAAACTGCTCCTCAAAGCTG GGGCAGACGTGCTGTGCGAGAACGACGAGCCCGTGAGCCCGTCCTCCTCAGAGGCCAGCAGCGACACGGACGCCGaccctgaggagcaggagctggccaTGGAACTGGGGGAGCCAGCCCCCGCCGTGGAGGGTGGCACCAACCCTGAGCCCCCTgcgcaggcagggcacaggcagcgcCGCTGCCACACACCCCTGGACCTGACTCGGAGCCAGaag GTGCGAGAGATCCTGCTGCAGGCCTCCCAGCAGGGTCCCGAGGCAGAGCTGCCCACCGCCCCCCGGCCAG GGAACGTCCTGTCGCTGGACAGTGAAGcgctgcaggggctggagcagctgctgaaccAGGACTGCAGCGGGTCGGACTGGATCGAGCTGGCCAAGCGCCTGGGGCTCTGCAGCCTGGTGGAGACCTACAAGGACACCCCCTCACCCAGCGTCAGCCTCCTGCGCAGTTACGAG CTGGCGGGGGGCagcctgggggggctgctggaggcGCTGGACTCCATGGGGCTCCGCAAGGCCGTGAGGATGCTCCACAAAACCGAGGCGCTGGAGAAGCTGCAAAGCACAG AGCTGAAGGAAGACAGCGCCTACGGCAGCGAGTCGGTGGAGGAGGAACAGGCGCCCGCGCTGGCCCTGAAGCCGGGGTCAGGGGGcgagctgccccacagccagcagccACAGGTGCATTGA